From Epinephelus fuscoguttatus linkage group LG17, E.fuscoguttatus.final_Chr_v1:
ACATTTTCCCAAGTTTAGAGGGGAAATGTCTCTTTGGTGAAAATGCTAACAACTCAGGGACACCTGAAACACATCTGGTTACTTGTTAGTGGTTACAAGACTTTGAGCCTCTGTTCAATCATTAAATACACATCATGACTAAATGTATCACACTgtatgtccatccatccatccatccattttctaaggTCGCCAGATTATCGCAGGGAGATAACCATTCacacttacattcacacctacggacaatttagagtcaccaattaacctatctccaatctgcgtgtctttggactgtgggaggaagctggagtacctggagaaaacccacggtgaaatggggagaacatgcaaactctgcacagaaaggctcccacatccgggatcaaaccaggaacccttttgctgtgaggcgacagtatGGTTGCACAATATTTCTCTCTGAAATATAGAGGAGGAGAAATATAAGGTAGCATAAAGTGAAAATAATCCAGCACActtatttgacagctttagttacgaGTTACTTCTCAAATCAGGATTCTGTGCACAAAATATACGAAAAGCTCCTAAATGATGATTAATTTTTGTGGATTAAAGGACCCAACAGaatattaaattaaagctgaaatgattgattgatcaaacaacaaaaattaatcaacagaagattcatttttAATACCTCGTCTAACCACTTCTACTCTAAGATTTCTCTTTGGTGGAGGATAGATGATGTATTAATGGTATGGAATGGTACATTGACTAAGCTATATGCCTTCATGGAATACATCAATTGTACATTCACATTACTGTCTTTCACTTCAGAGCTTGATCTTGATAAAAGAAATTTCTTGGATCTCACCATATGAACAGCAGTTATACATTATGCTCAAAGACTGAAAACCCTTTTGTGAAAATACTCTTTTAACAGATAGTAATTATATGCAGCCAACCTGCTAAAAATGGGTGATAGACCTCTTTctcattgccagtagaccagagctgtgtacatggctctgcagTAGATGAGtatgtctttctgtttttgttttttacttctggtgTGTCACGTTCAACCTCATGAATGCACTGAAAAACATGTTAGTGAAAAGTAGAGAGCTGTGTTTATATCAGTAATTGTGTCAATGGAACCTAAGTCGTTAATTTATAAATCACATATGTTGACCATAGTGCAGTATAAGTGCACAAAATATACTATGAGATGTTTTGAAACTATTTCAATCAATGAATACATGAATGAAGAATATTTAGTAGGATGAATACTGATTTTCTGCCTAAGGATAGTCTGATTCCAGGCCTATATACAACTCAATGGTTTGTCGGTTAGGACAAAGGAGCAAAGCCGAGGTTCCAGTCCAATCTTTTCATTTGAAGATAGTTTGGTTTATCTGATAACAGAAGAAAAGGAATAAAATCTAGACACCATAGTTCCTAGTTTCAATAGATAACCCAACAAAGGCAGTTTAGCATCACAATTTTAACAGTGTTAACTTAGGCATAAAGAGAAAAACTTCCTACTAATGAAACGTATCTATACAGCAAATTAATCATAAACTACTAAAGCTGATTTAATGcatttaaacaaaagaaaacctacatttcacacaaacagtTCAAAGAATAGGAAGGAAAAGTCATGCACATGTGGCAAGCCAGCTCTTGGTTCTTTAGGGGTTTGCCATAGGTGAGCTGACTGCCTATAAAGGCTCTGAGGCTCCGCCCATCCATtgagcagagagacagattGAGGAAGGTTAAAGGGGAGGGGATTTTCAATAATACATGTTATACCAAAAACACAGTGtccagaaaacaaaataatgttgAGAATAAATTACAGAATCAAGAAATGTCAACAGTTGAACAAGAATATATTTTTGACTGGTTAGACATGTTGGCCAAAAGATTGATTTTACTACCCTACATTCATTGTACTGTGTGCCACCCGGGTCTGGTGGAAGTGAGCTAACATTGCTGCTTCTTTGGTGATTACAACAAGTAACGCCGCCTGacccaacagtgttgctgtggaaacatcatgttgaccctctggtctccccccAGGTTGCCCCAGTGAGTAGGTGGTTCAATTTTGAGGCACAAACTCCCTTTACGTGTTGTGAACAACGTTATCAATGTATAGACCtgtttactgttagtaaacagtataatggttttttggtgggcggggcttagctggaatCAAAAAATTGTCTctacagacattagctagtgctagctagcaagttctgttgacTTGTTTTcgacagtggaggaagatgatgcaagtggtgcattcagaaatactcattccaaGGGCTggagtgcactctggcacaaactgaaCAGTTCATAAATTCGGAGCGCTGTCTGAGTGTACCGTTTGATTATCCAGAGCACCACATTCTCCAGGGGGTAGAgtgcactctgtctggggaaaTGAAGCAGCACAGTGCCAAGCCaggtgaatgtgtgattaacttaactgttcgttaattcatgtagaaatataacgctccctttcttcaaccaacagggctctcattttagtgacacataacacaagacaacattttaagagtcctttgtagcctacagccctgtggtcgTGAgtcctgttttgcctccagctaatgaAATGACATCATAGTGAGGTCAACCCTCAAAGGGTCTATTATATCTTACATCTCACATGATGTAGTGTAGTTTTAATTATCCAGTTAGTTACTGGTTAACAGGTGGGAGGCTATCGAAAGAAAAATCTACAAAAATTGACATCCCTAACAGAATTACAACACTTGTGCAGCTTCATTTTGTCTGAGAAGACTTTGTATCATCCTGAAATCTACAGTGTTAAACCAAGTCTTGCCCTCGGTGCTTAAATTATGCTGGAAAAAATGTCTTAACAAGCATCTCCACAGATTCACTTATTGCTGCTACTCTCACCAACACACTTGTGTCTTTTGACATAGTTGAGTCGAGTGAATCTTTTATTGCAAACACTGCAACTGAATGGTTTCTCCCCTGTGTGGATAATCAAGTGTTCTTTCAGAGTTCCTTTTAGCGCAAAACTTTTACGACAAACTGAACAACTAAATGGTTTCTcccctgtgtggacagtcaaatGTTTATGCAGATGTCCTTTTCGCGCAAATCTTGCATCACAAACTGAACAACTAAATGGTTTTTCCCCTGTGTGGACGATCAAGTGTAGTTTCAGGTGTTCCTTTTGTGCAAATCTTTTACCACAAATTGAACAACTAAATGGTTTCTCCCCTGTGTGGACATTCATGTGTCTTCTGAGATGATGCTTTAGTATGAATCTTTTACCACAAACTGAACAACGAAATGGTTTCACCCTATTGTTTTGTGGCGGGTTTAAACCTGACTGAAGTTCCTGAGTGTCCTCCCAATGTCTActgtcatcagtctcaggtTCTGAGTGTGAAGTCTTGTCATCAGTAGCTGGTTGTTGCAAAGGACTATCTGGATCTGAGTTCCTGGCTGGTTCTGgtcctccacagtcctctcctTTAGCTCCTGTTTTCATCTGTTCAGTTTGTATCTTATGAAACTGTGAGGACTGAGcattctcttcatcatcttcttcgCTCTTCACAGGGACTGAAGTGAATGTGAACTTGACAtcagcctcctccagcccttgaagctgctctccctcctgactgctccagagttcctcctgttcctctttgaTGTGTGGgagctctgggtcctcctggtccagactggagctccactcctgTTGCTCAGGATGAACCTCTTTTttaaccaccaacagctgctggacaTCTGTGGAGAATGATAAAATACATACAACCCTCTGAGAAACTTTCATGTTAACACTTACACCCCTAATAGCACTACTTTCTTAAACATTTGCACCTGGCTGTGTCAGGTAAAAGTTTCCTTTAGGGGGCAATACAGTAAAAGTTAAAAGAACAAAGGTTAATCATACTAAATGTTCATAAACAAACTGATCCCCCAGGTAAGTAAGAAGAGTTTCAAAAATACTTATGGACAAATATGCATTCATATTcaaaaagtaagaaaatgaGCCACTTAGTGATAATGAACAGCCCAGTGTGGTATCTAC
This genomic window contains:
- the LOC125904204 gene encoding chorion transcription factor Cf2-like — encoded protein: MSKVQMLRAFVNQRLTAAAEEIFELFETTIAEYEEKLEFSSKENHRQRKLLDAVYNPVRLHRADVQQLLVVKKEVHPEQQEWSSSLDQEDPELPHIKEEQEELWSSQEGEQLQGLEEADVKFTFTSVPVKSEEDDEENAQSSQFHKIQTEQMKTGAKGEDCGGPEPARNSDPDSPLQQPATDDKTSHSEPETDDSRHWEDTQELQSGLNPPQNNRVKPFRCSVCGKRFILKHHLRRHMNVHTGEKPFSCSICGKRFAQKEHLKLHLIVHTGEKPFSCSVCDARFARKGHLHKHLTVHTGEKPFSCSVCRKSFALKGTLKEHLIIHTGEKPFSCSVCNKRFTRLNYVKRHKCVGESSSNK